The Chitinophaga parva genome has a window encoding:
- a CDS encoding hotdog fold thioesterase: MKSIWHSTNVSLDLLNERGEKTMAACMGMEFTEIGPDYLRMMMPVDDRTRQPYGLLHGGASVALAETVGSMASALIIDPAKQMCVGMEINANHLRGVRDGYVHAVAKPLHIGSTTHVWDIRITDDAHRLVCVSRLTVAVITKKNA; encoded by the coding sequence ATGAAATCTATCTGGCATTCGACGAATGTGTCCCTGGATTTGCTGAACGAGCGCGGCGAGAAGACCATGGCGGCTTGCATGGGCATGGAATTCACTGAAATAGGACCAGATTACCTGCGGATGATGATGCCGGTAGATGACAGGACCCGGCAACCCTATGGCCTTCTGCACGGCGGTGCATCCGTAGCCCTTGCGGAAACTGTGGGCAGCATGGCCTCTGCATTGATCATAGACCCAGCTAAACAAATGTGTGTAGGTATGGAGATCAATGCCAACCATTTGCGCGGCGTGCGCGATGGTTATGTGCATGCGGTGGCAAAGCCCCTGCACATTGGGTCCACCACCCATGTGTGGGATATCCGCATTACCGATGACGCACACCGCCTGGTGTGCGTGAGCCGCCTCACTGTGGCGGTGATTACAAAGAAGAACGCGTAG
- the coaD gene encoding pantetheine-phosphate adenylyltransferase: MQRICLFPGTFDPVTLGHTDIIDRALHLFDQMVIGVGVNATKVPMFPLEQRIAWMQEIYKDQPKVKVMAYEGLTVKFCQSIGARFILRGVRSFTDFEYEKAIAEVNRMMDPQIETFFLNSSPQVGTLASTLVRDVIRNGGDASKLVPAAVWQGLKKA, encoded by the coding sequence GGCACATTTGACCCTGTTACTTTAGGGCATACGGACATTATTGACCGTGCCCTGCACCTGTTTGACCAGATGGTGATAGGCGTGGGAGTGAATGCCACCAAAGTGCCCATGTTCCCGTTGGAACAGCGCATTGCCTGGATGCAGGAAATTTATAAAGACCAGCCCAAAGTGAAGGTGATGGCCTACGAAGGGCTTACCGTGAAGTTCTGCCAAAGCATAGGCGCCCGCTTTATCCTGCGTGGGGTGCGGTCTTTCACTGATTTTGAATATGAAAAGGCCATTGCGGAAGTAAACCGCATGATGGACCCGCAGATAGAGACCTTCTTTCTCAACAGCAGCCCCCAGGTGGGCACCCTGGCCAGCACCCTGGTGCGCGATGTGATCCGCAACGGGGGAGATGCCAGCAAACTGGTGCCGGCAGCCGTTTGGCAAGGCTTAAAAAAAGCATAG